In one window of Henckelia pumila isolate YLH828 chromosome 1, ASM3356847v2, whole genome shotgun sequence DNA:
- the LOC140874674 gene encoding glutathione S-transferase zeta class-like, whose protein sequence is MASEEGSKKLKLYSYWRSSCSCRVRIALILKGLEYDYISINLLQGEQKSPEFLKLNPVGQVPVLIDDDILIADSFSILMYLEKKYPHHPLLPQDPQKEAVNYQAANIVCANIQPFQNIPVIGYIKEKLGPDELLAWVQGHIRKGFSALEKLLHTYAGKYATGDEVYLADLFLAPQIDGAIRRFNLDMDEFPLLSRINESYKDHPAFQDAMPGRQPDTPPEARD, encoded by the exons ATG GCAAGTGAAGAGGGGTCGAAGAAGCTGAAGCTTTACTCTTACTGGCGGAGCTCTTGTTCTTGCCGCGTGCGGATTGCTCTCATATTGAAAG GATTGGAATATGATTACATTTCAATCAACTTGCTCCAAGGAGAACAGAAATCTCCAG AGTTTTTGAAGCTTAACCCCGTAGGACAGGTGCCAGTGCTGATTGATGATGACATTCTGATTGCTGACTCGTTTTCCATTTTGATG TATTTAGAAAAGAAGTATCCTCATCATCCATTGCTGCCACAGGATCCTCAGAAAGAAGCTGTGAATTACCAG GCAGCAAATATAGTTTGTGCAAACATACAGCCTTTTCAGAATATACCCGTCATT GGAtatatcaaagaaaaacttgGTCCAGATGAGTTGCTTGCTTGGGTTCAGGGTCATATAAGGAAAGGATTCAGTG CTCTGGAAAAGCTGTTACATACTTATGCTGGAAAATATGCCACAGGggatgaagtttatttg GCTGACTTGTTTTTGGCACCCCAGATTGATGGTGCAATCCGAAGATTCAATCTTGACATG GATGAATTCCCTCTTTTGTCCAGAATTAACGAGTCATACAAGGATCACCCTGCTTTTCAAGATGCTATGCCAGGAAGGCAACCCGATACGCCACCTGAGGCGAGGGACTGA